Part of the Candidatus Thermoplasmatota archaeon genome, CTTGGAAAAAACAAATGAGTGAGTCTCCTTTCAAAAACACACAAAATTTAGGCGGAAGTGGAAACATAAGGTCGAGCAAGCGCGCCCGCCCGCTCAACCCCTACATACATCCCTGTAACACAACTACAACAAAGTCTTTGCCAATGCCACGATGGCAGAAACGAGTCTTATGACCCGCTCCAAAACTACTAAGCGTGGCACTGATTGGGTTTTGTGTTTCATGGAAACACCTTCCTTATGCATAAACAGAAGGAATTTCTCCCAAACATACATAAGGGCACCCTGCTACGGATACCCGCTTTTATTTTATTTATTTGTTATGGATTTAAAAAATTTTTCATCACCCGAATTTCCTGACAGAGCCTGAATTTTCATAATTTGCATAAAAATCGTATCGAGAATTTACTATACATTTTGACGTTAGATAATTTCGCAATACTTTAAAAACCAAAACTGCTTTTATAGTATGTACTGCTTGGTGATAACCACATGCAAACTAGGGAATAAGAAATATGGTAGCTATTTAAAATGGATTAACGAGGTGATTAAATGATTATCACACTAACAACAGATATAGAGTGGAAATATGCTGCAGAAATGAAAGGAAGGATCCTTTCCATCAATCCAGACGCAAAAATTGTAGATATATCTCATCATATACTTCCGC contains:
- a CDS encoding SAM-dependent chlorinase/fluorinase, with product MIITLTTDIEWKYAAEMKGRILSINPDAKIVDISHHILPQNVMQGAFVLYSKAPYFTVDDQQNF